A stretch of Brassica rapa cultivar Chiifu-401-42 chromosome A08, CAAS_Brap_v3.01, whole genome shotgun sequence DNA encodes these proteins:
- the LOC103835377 gene encoding protein TRIGALACTOSYLDIACYLGLYCEROL 5, chloroplastic: MVLSDFTGVGVGFGFGVGCGFGVGWGFGGMPLNVLGVGVGGGCGVGLGLGWGFGTAFGSHYRSSRLTFQGVELEKDGKVENMSNNS, translated from the exons ATGGTGCTCTCTGACTTCACTGGAGTCGGTGTTGGATTCG GATTCGGCGTTGGCTGTGGATTTGGCGTTGGGTGGGGTTTTGGAG GAATGCCTTTGAATGTTTTAGGCGTTGGTGTAG GTGGAGGTTGCGGAGTGGGTTTAGGCCtcgggtggggttttggaactGCCTTTGGTAGTCACTACCGATCATCTAGGCTTACCTTTCAAGGCGTCGAGCTAGAGAAGGATGGTAAAGTTGAAAACATGTCCAACAACTCTTAG
- the LOC117127531 gene encoding glutathione S-transferase T3-like gives MDPFTINSPGFTSLLASQSSPAMDCDFAEAVANSPGIVKPVLKRKWTTKEDLVLISGWLNTSKDAIVGNEQKGGSFWKRIELYFNSSPQLTGSVPREWSQCKQRWGRVNEQVCKFVGSYEAALKEQSSGQNENDVMKAAHDIFFNDYHAKFAMEHCWRELRYDQKWKSYSNSRDAGKEKRKENEEVMPEEEVRPAGVKAAKASKRKRHGNEAAFDQIESILAARKKISQQKLLDRLLAKNETDLSPNEISLKNKLVSELLD, from the coding sequence ATGGATCCCTTTACCATAAACTCTCCCGGGTTTACTTCGCTCCTAGCTTCGCAGAGCAGTCCAGCAATGGACTGCGACTTCGCTGAGGCAGTAGCCAACTCTCCCGGGATAGTGAAACCGGTCCTAAAGAGAAAGTGGACAACAAAAGAAGATCTAGTGCTCATCAGTGGGTGGCTGAACACGAGCAAGGATGCTATTGTCGGTAACGAGCAGAAGGGAGGATCCTTTTGGAAGAGAATTGAGCTCTACTTCAATTCAAGCCCTCAGCTCACTGGCTCAGTTCCTAGAGAGTGGAGTCAGTGTAAGCAGAGGTGGGGAAGGGTGAACGAGCAGGTGTGCAAGTTTGTGGGGAGTTATGAGGCGGCTTTGAAGGAGCAATCTAGTGGTCAAAATGAGAATGATGTCATGAAGGCTGCCCATGACATCTTCTTTAATGATTACCATGCGAAGTTCGCCATGGAACACTGTTGGAGGGAACTGAGATATGATCAGAAATGGAAGTCATACTCCAATTCCAGAGATGCCGGGAAGGAGAAAAGGAAGGAGAACGAAGAGGTGATGCCTGAGGAGGAGGTTAGACCGGCGGGTGTAAAGGCTGCGAAAGCAAGCAAGCGCAAGCGGCACGGGAATGAGGCTGCTTTCGATCAAATAGAGAGCATCCTGGCTGCGAGAAAGAAAATATCCCAGCAGAAACTCCTTGATCGTCTCCTAGCCAAAAATGAGACTGATCTATCTCCAAATGAAATCAGTCTCAAAAACAAACTCGTTTCTGAACTGCTAGATTGA
- the LOC103835378 gene encoding uncharacterized protein LOC103835378, whose amino-acid sequence MNVPLFRFIVLISPISISLSVPFFISSKTIIPLRFIFDNREMTTSLDRWEKDPFFAAAEEVQESADRMESAYRSWIKRGSSNVWDSDQLHRGLHAALGTTKWQLDEFQRAVKSSYDNRVSDETRDRHREFTFVMETQVAKIEKSLKEADDGKGTPRWVRLDEDDRNELALFLTGPSESEKKQGHRRAASAAPEIGAWNIAVSEDGLLQKPSGEPPVRPPRKVPSVSGFLNFMEPGSKNCVRKWKALDRQGDSDAVLLLPIQANQVRSPNKSCMECEEDCYEKQLHGWYGAIQRQLQRSQYRMRYSKTVQATIWILLLLFLIVVVATHAM is encoded by the exons ATGAACGTTCCTCTCTTTCGATTCATCGTCCTCATTTCCCCCatttcaatctctctctctgttcctTTCTTTATTTCTTCGAAGACTATTATCCCCCTTAGGTTCATCTTCGACAACAGAGAAATGACGACGAGTTTGGATCGGTGGGAGAAGGATCCTTTCTTTGCCGCTGCTGAAGAAGTTCAGGAATCTGCTGACAG GATGGAGTCAGCTTACAGGTCATGGATCAAGCGTGGCTCTTCGAATGTATGGGACTCTGATCAGCTTCACAGGGGCCTTCACGCTGCTCTTGGAACCACCAAATGGCAG TTAGATGAATTCCAACGAGCTGTTAAATCTAGCTACGACAATCGTGTAAGTGACGAAACTCGAGATAGGCATCGGGAGTTTACTTTCGTGATGGAGACTCAAGTTGCGAAGATCGAGAAGTCTCTCAAGGAAGCTGATGATGGCAAAGGAACTCCGAGATGGGTGCGTCTGGACGAAGATGATCGTAACGAGCTTGCTCTCTTCTTGACTGGACCATCTGAGTCTGAAAAGAAACAAGGTCATAGAAGGGCGGCTAGTGCTGCTCCTGAGATAGGTGCTTGGAACATTGCGGTTTCCGAAGACGGTTTATTACAGAAACCTTCTGGTGAGCCACCGGTTCGACCTCCAAGGAAAGTTCCAAGCGTCTCCGGGTTCTTGAATTTTATGGAGCCTGGCTCTAAAAACTGCGTTAGGAAGTGGAAGGCCTTGGATCGTCAAGGAGACTCTGATGCTGTGTTGTTATTGCCTATCCAAGCGAACCAGGTAAGATCTCCAAACAAGAGTTGTATGGAGTGTGAAGAGGATTGTTATGAGAAGCAGCTTCACGGTTGGTATGGAGCTATACAGAGGCAGCTTCAACGGTCACAGTATCGAATGAGATATAGTAAAACCGTTCAAGCTACGATTTGGATTcttcttttactttttcttaTAG TGGTAGTCGCAACGCATGCAATGTAG
- the LOC103835581 gene encoding putative nuclease HARBI1 translates to MSSSSNDEVYEVFEEMVDEQIDDFMDSVIANNPKRRGYIERDREQGHNQLWHDYFSENPTYPPEMFRRRFRMNKPLFLRIVERLNNEVPYFQQRRNGHGRCGLSALQKCTSAIRMLAYGKAGDANDEYLRLAASTALLCLENFTDAIILLFGGEYLRRPTPEDLQRLLDAGEARGFPGMIGSIDCMHWEWKNCPTAWKGQYTRGSGKPTIVLEAVASQDLWIWHSFFGLPGTLNDINVLDRSPVFDDILQGRAPKVKFKVNNHTYRMAYYLTDGIYPNWATFIQSIKLPQGPKAELFAERQESTRKDVERAFGVLQSRFAIVKNPALLWDKEKIGKIMRTCVILHNMIVEDERHGYIQIDTSEFESGESSRSSKVKSRESVNVPMLTIRNQIRDPHLHERLKADLVENVWEKYGNHDE, encoded by the coding sequence ATGTCAAGCTCCTCAAATGATGAAGTATATGAGGTATTTGAAGAAATGGTCGACGAACAAATTGATGATTTCATGGACTCCGTTATTGCCAACAACCCGAAGAGACGAGGGTATATCGAAAGAGATCGGGAACAAGGACACAATCAACTATGGCACGACTATTTTAGCGAAAATCCAACATACCCACCGGAAATGTTTAGGCGgcgttttcgaatgaacaaaCCTTTGTTCCTTCGCATTGTCGAACGCCTAAATAATGAAGTTCCATACTTTCAGCAACGAAGAAATGGTCACGGAAGGTGCGGCCTATCTGCACTTCAAAAATGCACTTCAGCAATACGAATGTTGGCATATGGTAAAGCCGGAGATGCGAatgacgaatatctccgacttgcGGCAAGTACTGCACTTTTATGTTTGGAAAATTTCACGGATGCGATAATACTATTGTTTGGAGGTGAGTATCTAAGAAGACCTACACCAGAAGATCTTCAAAGACTACTTGACGCTGGAGAGGCACGCGGGTTTCCGGGTATGATAGgcagcatcgattgtatgcattgggagtggaaaaactgcccaacGGCTTGGAAAGGTCAGTACACACGTGGTTCAGGaaagccgacaattgtcttagaagctgtggcatcacaagatctttggatatggcactcatttttcggattaccaggtaccctcaacgatatcaatgttcttgatcggtcaccagtttttgatgacattttacaaGGTCGAGCCCCTAAAGTTAAGttcaaggtcaacaaccacacttaTCGTATGGCCTACTATCTTACCGACGGAATTTATCCTAATTgggcaacatttatccaatccatcAAACTCCCTCAAGGTCCAAAAGCAGAGTTATTTGCTGAACGTCAAGAATCCAccagaaaagatgtcgaacgggcttttggagtattgcaatcGAGGTTTGCAATTGTTAAAAACCCAGCTCTACTATGGGACAAGGAGAAGATAGGAAAGATAATGAGAACTTGTgtcatattgcacaatatgatagtggAGGACGAGCGACACGGATACATTCAAATTGATACATCTGAGTTCGAGTCTGGAGAGTCTAGTCGAAGTTCGAAGGTGAAAAGTAGAGAAAGTGTCAATGTCCCTATGCTTACCATTCGCAATCAAATTCGAGATCCACATTTACATGAGcgtttgaaagctgatttagTTGAAAATGTTTGGGAAAAATATGGTAATCATGATGAATAA
- the LOC103835375 gene encoding zinc finger protein ZAT10 — protein sequence MALEALSSPRLASPVPPLFEDSSRFHGVEHWTKGKRSKRSRSDFNQQNLTEEEYLAFCLLLLARDGNRSNRQPLPPVTAAEKSSSSSYKCSVCDKSFSSYQALGGHKASHRKNSSQTQSGGGDDQSTSATTTSAVTTGSGKSHVCTICHKSFPSGQALGGHKRCHYEGNNNNTSSVSNSEGAGSTSHVSISHRGFDLNIPPIPEFSLVNGDDEVMSPMPAKKPRFDFSEKLQH from the coding sequence ATGGCACTCGAGGCTCTCAGTTCACCTAGACTAGCTTCTCCAGTTCCTCCTCTGTTCGAAGATTCTTCAAGATTCCACGGAGTCGAACACTGGACCAAAGGCAAACGTTCCAAAAGATCAAGATCCGATTTTAACCAACAAAACCTCACTGAAGAAGAGTATCTCGCTTTCTGCCTCTTGCTTCTGGCCCGCGACGGCAACCGCAGCAACCGTCAGCCTCTTCCTCCGGTGACAGCGGCTGAGAAGTCTTCGTCGTCGTCCTACAAGTGCAGCGTCTGCGACAAGTCGTTCTCGTCTTACCAAGCTCTCGGCGGACACAAGGCGAGCCACAGGAAAAACTCATCACAGACTCAATCCGGCGGAGGAGATGATCAGTCAACGTCGGCGACCACCACGTCCGCCGTGACAACCGGAAGCGGGAAGTCGCACGTGTGCACGATCTGTCACAAGTCGTTTCCTTCCGGACAAGCTCTAGGCGGACACAAGCGGTGCCACTACGAAGGGAATAATAATAACACTAGTAGCGTGTCTAACTCGGAAGGAGCGGGGTCCACCAGCCACGTCAGCATCAGCCATCGTGGGTTTGACCTTAATATCCCTCCGATACCGGAGTTCTCGCTGGTCAACGGAGACGACGAAGTGATGAGCCCGATGCCGGCGAAGAAGCCCCGTTTTGACTTCTCGGAGAAACTCCAACATTGA
- the LOC103835379 gene encoding uncharacterized protein LOC103835379: MQPSLQRNTSLSLSSKLSPPNLLPLSPTSPFSRAMDKKHGLFSKSHSRRSRSKSPVRAVSPIIIRRRKGRYVSQPDRHVSEMLPPVIEGPDPDGEDSGSSGDYSRLERRWYNWMKCQLPVAPPSVSSSSGFKRTDLRLLLGVLGAPLGPVHVSALDLLPHLSIKNTPMETSSAQYILQQYTAASGGYKLHSSVQNGYVMGRIRTVASEFETGSKGSKSKSNSSKAVESGGFVLWHMSPDMWYMELVLGGSKVLAGCDGKLVWRHTPWLGPHAAKGPVRPLRRALQGLDPRTTANMFASARCIGEKKIDGEDCFILKLCADPATLKARSEGASETIRHTLFGYFSQKTGLLVHLEDSQLTRIQNIGGEAVYWETTINSYLEDYKPVEGIVIAHSGRSVATLLRFGDMSSGHNTKTTMQEAWVIDEIAFNVPGLSMDCFIPPSELRFDSHVEELSQGPKIKTLQQGSVATRHNYG; encoded by the exons ATGCAACCTTCCCTTCAACGCAACACTTCTCTTTCCCTTTCCTCAAAGCTTTCACCACCAAACCTCCTTCCTCTCTCTCCCACTTCCCCCTTCTCCAGAGCTATGGATAAGAAGCACGGCTTGTTCTCCAAGTCACATTCCCGCCGATCACGCTCCAAGAGCCCCGTCAGAGCCGTCTCCCCCATCATCATCCGCCGCCGCAAAGGCCGCTACGTCTCGCAACCTGACCGCCACGTGTCCGAGATGCTTCCTCCGGTCATAGAAGGTCCCGATCCGGACGGAGAAGACTCCGGGAGCAGCGGAGACTACTCGAGGCTCGAGAGGCGGTGGTACAATTGGATGAAATGTCAGCTCCCGGTTGCTCCGCCGTCTgtttcctcctcctccggcTTCAAACGCACGGATCTGAGGCTCCTCCTCGGCGTCCTCGGCGCGCCGCTAGGTCCTGTCCACGTCAGCGCTCTGGATCTCCTTCCTCACCTCAGCATCAAGAACACTCCCATG GAAACCTCCTCTGCGCAGTACATTCTCCAGCAGTACACGGCTGCTTCAGGTGGTTATAAGCTTCACAGCTCAGTGCAAAACGGTTACGTGATGGGGAGAATCAGGACGGTGGCGTCTGAGTTTGAGACTGGCTCCAAAGGTTCAAAGAGTAAGAGCAATTCGTCGAAAGCTGTTGAGTCTGGAGGGTTTGTGTTGTGGCATATGAGTCCTGACATGTGGTACATGGAGCTTGTTCTTGGTGGGAGTAAGGTCTTAGCAGGTTGTGACGGGAAGCTTGTGTGGAGACACACACCGTGGCTTGGCCCTCATGCTGCTAAAGGACCCGTTAGACCGTTGCGACGCGCTCTTCAG GGGCTTGATCCGAGAACAACAGCGAATATGTTTGCGAGTGCAAGATGCATAGGAGAGAAAAAGATCGATGGAGAAGACTGTTTTATCCTCAAGCTATGTGCAGACCCGGCGACACTCAAAGCTAGAAGCGAAGGTGCATCAGAGACTATAAGACATACTCTGTTCGGTTACTTCAGCCAAAAGACCGGTCTTCTTGTTCACTTAGAAGACTCGCAGCTAACCAGGATCCAGAACATAGGAGGCGAAGCGGTTTACTGGGAGACGACTATCAACTCGTACTTAGAAGACTACAAGCCTGTGGAAGGGATTGTGATAGCTCACTCCGGTAGATCAGTGGCGACGCTACTGAGGTTTGGAGATATGTCGTCGGGGCATAACACTAAGACCACAATGCAAGAAGCGTGGGTGATCGATGAGATTGCGTTCAATGTCCCTGGTTTGTCTATGGACTGCTTCATTCCACCTTCTGAGCTCAGGTTCGATTCCCACGTTGAAGAGTTGTCTCAAGGCCCCAAGATTAAGACACTGCAGCAGGGTTCAGTAGCGACCCGACATAATTATGGCTGA